The proteins below are encoded in one region of Spirochaetota bacterium:
- a CDS encoding STAS domain-containing protein yields MIYSFNKSESGYLLKIEGDLDLYSSYNLREDVKNVFLSKPDNITIDLSGLNYIDSAGIAFLIDIKKSTIQHQKKCEILNIPSDILRMFRSIRVDAILQIK; encoded by the coding sequence ATGATTTATTCATTTAATAAAAGTGAATCAGGCTATCTTTTGAAAATTGAAGGGGATCTTGACCTTTACTCTTCCTATAATTTACGGGAGGATGTAAAAAATGTATTTTTATCAAAACCTGACAATATAACAATTGATCTATCTGGTTTAAACTATATTGATTCGGCTGGGATAGCTTTTTTGATAGATATAAAAAAAAGTACAATCCAGCACCAAAAGAAATGTGAGATACTAAATATACCATCCGATATTTTGAGGATGTTTCGTTCTATAAGAGTTGATGCAATTTTGCAAATAAAATAA
- a CDS encoding class I SAM-dependent methyltransferase encodes MIHINDTRAYHKEHITTLGWELTVCNMLYPENSPCRQIVKKNASYGTLLFEFLSQYIDMKKIGTIMEVGGGYGYLMKDFLTCLKESKVIMVDISPAMLDEQKKNVKGNATFILSDFLDIDAQILSKADLIICNEIFGDFITVCNLTREVLETSESWEIKQCKRFIDEYNLEIYSIPCNINLGALLAVEKMCKAQTRYIYVSEHSCESESQGDFKECITVSPTFNPYEIRLFGHSEFTIQFSHLEKVARRWGYTVHRGVYNDIFGCCMTPKLQFILNSTVNVKDEYEILRQFVGDMFTYEYLLCTR; translated from the coding sequence ATGATCCATATAAATGATACACGCGCATACCATAAAGAGCACATCACCACTTTAGGATGGGAGCTTACGGTATGTAATATGCTCTATCCGGAAAACAGTCCCTGCAGGCAGATTGTAAAGAAGAATGCCTCGTATGGAACATTGTTGTTTGAATTTCTATCTCAATATATAGATATGAAAAAGATTGGGACAATAATGGAAGTGGGAGGTGGATATGGTTATCTGATGAAGGATTTTTTAACATGCCTTAAAGAATCAAAGGTTATAATGGTTGATATTTCACCAGCAATGCTAGATGAACAAAAGAAAAATGTGAAGGGTAACGCTACGTTTATACTTTCGGATTTTCTTGATATAGATGCTCAAATATTGTCAAAAGCTGATCTTATTATTTGCAATGAAATTTTTGGAGATTTTATTACAGTGTGTAATCTTACACGGGAAGTACTGGAAACTTCAGAATCATGGGAGATAAAGCAATGCAAACGATTTATTGACGAGTACAATCTTGAAATATACTCCATACCATGCAATATTAATCTTGGAGCACTCCTTGCAGTTGAAAAGATGTGCAAGGCACAAACCAGATATATATATGTTAGTGAGCACAGTTGCGAATCAGAATCACAGGGCGATTTCAAAGAATGTATTACTGTGAGTCCCACATTTAATCCTTATGAGATACGTTTGTTTGGGCATAGTGAATTTACTATACAGTTTTCACATCTTGAAAAAGTAGCAAGAAGGTGGGGGTATACGGTACACAGAGGTGTTTACAATGATATATTTGGGTGTTGCATGACTCCCAAATTGCAGTTTATTCTTAACAGTACTGTAAATGTAAAAGATGAGTATGAAATATTACGGCAATTTGTAGGTGATATGTTCACCTATGAGTATCTTCTCTGTACCCGCTAA
- a CDS encoding HDOD domain-containing protein has protein sequence MHEHIQKRIQSIIQNVDQLPSLPDVVSKIINMVNDPNVSFKQVADEIAKDQAITANILKLCNSAYFSKGKEISSIDRAIVILGLKEVKDIVVLATTKAVLNKVIVGYDLARGELWKHGVAVAMLAKKIATECNHKTVADIAFTGGIIHDVGKTVLALFVQNSFKEILATVTEKNITFQEAEKSVMGFDHQQIGQQVTIKWKFPGVLQSIVRYHHEPMNAPDEHKKIVSIVHIANTLCLMAGIGIGSDGLYHELNQDAVNLLGLHDVQLENFYSDIPELMARAKDIL, from the coding sequence ATGCATGAACATATACAAAAAAGAATTCAGTCCATAATTCAGAATGTTGATCAGTTACCTTCTTTACCTGATGTGGTAAGCAAGATAATTAATATGGTCAATGACCCTAATGTATCATTCAAGCAAGTTGCCGATGAAATTGCTAAAGATCAGGCCATCACCGCTAATATATTAAAACTGTGCAATTCAGCATATTTTAGCAAAGGCAAGGAAATCTCATCAATTGACAGGGCTATCGTCATTTTAGGACTTAAAGAGGTTAAAGATATCGTTGTACTTGCTACCACAAAAGCTGTATTGAACAAAGTTATTGTGGGGTATGACCTGGCGCGGGGTGAATTGTGGAAACATGGTGTTGCAGTTGCCATGCTTGCAAAAAAAATTGCAACGGAATGCAACCACAAAACGGTTGCTGATATTGCCTTCACAGGTGGAATAATTCATGATGTTGGGAAAACTGTCCTTGCTCTTTTTGTACAGAACTCCTTTAAAGAAATACTTGCTACTGTAACTGAAAAAAATATAACATTTCAGGAAGCGGAAAAATCAGTAATGGGGTTTGACCATCAGCAGATTGGGCAACAGGTAACAATAAAGTGGAAATTCCCTGGAGTGCTGCAATCTATTGTACGGTATCACCATGAACCAATGAATGCTCCTGATGAACATAAAAAGATAGTATCGATAGTTCATATAGCAAATACACTTTGCCTGATGGCAGGTATTGGTATAGGAAGCGATGGATTATACCATGAGCTGAATCAGGATGCTGTCAATCTGTTAGGATTGCATGATGTACAGCTGGAAAATTTTTATAGTGATATTCCCGAATTAATGGCCAGAGCAAAGGATATTCTTTAG
- a CDS encoding chemotaxis protein CheD: MDNLINIGVAQLAVAENPAIMRTILGSCVGICIYERNKKIGGLAHILLPKNPGDSNPEKYADTAIPILVQQLLKKGCKKEFMSAKIAGGASMFKFKSTTTLANIGENNIEATRKALEKFGIPIVAEDVGGSSGRVIDFFLDDGRLKVKANGQEQIYYKV; the protein is encoded by the coding sequence ATGGATAATCTTATCAACATTGGTGTTGCACAGCTGGCAGTTGCAGAAAACCCTGCTATCATGCGCACAATTCTTGGTAGTTGTGTAGGCATATGTATTTATGAGCGAAATAAGAAAATAGGGGGTCTTGCCCATATTTTACTGCCCAAAAACCCAGGCGATAGCAACCCTGAAAAGTATGCCGATACAGCAATACCTATACTTGTGCAGCAACTGTTGAAAAAAGGCTGCAAAAAGGAATTTATGTCTGCAAAAATTGCTGGTGGCGCATCAATGTTTAAATTTAAATCGACTACTACCTTGGCAAATATTGGCGAAAATAACATTGAGGCAACGCGAAAAGCATTGGAAAAATTTGGCATTCCTATTGTAGCGGAGGATGTTGGTGGTAGTTCGGGCAGGGTTATTGACTTTTTTCTTGATGACGGGAGACTAAAGGTGAAGGCCAATGGCCAGGAACAGATATATTATAAGGTTTGA